The nucleotide sequence TGGCGTGATTCAGCTCGTCGCTGACGACCAGGTCACCTTCTTTCAGCAGTGTGCCCAGCACCCCCTGGTTGGTGGTAAAGCCGCTCTGAAAAACGAGTGCGCTGCCCGTGTGCTTAAAGGCGGCAAGCTGCTCTTCAAAGTCCTCGTGAATCCGGAGGGTGCCCGCGATCGTGCGCACGGCGCCGGCCCCCGCACCCCACGCACGCAGGTACTGCTCGGCCCGTTCCTTGAGGGCCGGGTGGTTCGCGAACCCCAGGTAGTTGTTGGAGGCAAGGTTGATCACGTCGTGTCCGTCCACACGGGTGCGGGCCTGCTGGGGAGCGTCAAGCACGCGTGGGTGAATCTGCAGGCCAGCGTCACGCAGGCCAGCGAGTTCGGCGGTCAGGCGGCCAGAAAGCGAGGTGGTCATGCGTGCAGTCTAGACGCCTGGTCGGTTCAGCGTCCTTGAGGGTGGGGAGGCGCTGAGAGAAAAGTGTAAGCGGGCCCGGCCTATACTCCGGGCAGGTTCTCATGACGAATGCCGTGTACACCCTGATCGTGCGCGCCCTATCCGGCATCGTGTCCGAACGAGCGGCGGAAACTCTGTTGCGCGCGGCCCTGCGGGAAGCGGGCCTCACTCCGGAGGGGGTGACCGCCGGGGAGATGACGCGGGTGCTTTCTGGTCCGCTGCTTGTTCGCCTGACGGGCGTTTTGCCCGAGGCGCGTGCTCGGGCAGAGGTGCAGGCGCTGACCCGGCAGTTGCAGGCTGCCCCGGTGCCGGCCGAGGAAGACCCCTTGGCCCTGAGCGCCGACGATTTCGAGTTCGATGATCCCGAGTACGCCGCTGCCCCCCCCGAACGGCGCTACGCGTTGGGAAGCGCCGCTGGGCAAGACGCCCTGATTCAGGACCTGGGGCGCATCCAGGGCGTCCAGGGCGTGATGGTGTGCCGCGCGAACGGAGAGGTTTTGCGTCAGCGGGCCCTGACGGGTGCGGCCAACCTGGGCAGCGTGATCGCCGCGACCGCCCTGCTGTTTCAGAAGCGCGCCCTTCGCCTGATGGCGGCTGATATGGGCACCCAAACCGTCTGCATGCGGCCGGTGGGCGAGTACTGCGTGGCGGTGGTGGCGAGTTCACAGGTGAACATCGGGCGGCTGCTCGCCGAGCTTGGGCAGATCCGGGAGGCCGCGTGAAGTTCTTTGCCAGGGTCGCGCTGGTGGCGGCGCTGGCTCTCGGTGCGGCGGGAGCCCAGGACCTCGGCGCGTACCGCACGCTGGCCCGCAGCCTAGACGCGGCCGCAGCCGCCGGCAGCGGCGAGCAGGCCCTGATGGAGCTTGACCAAGCAGAGGCCGCCTACGCGCAGCTTGCTCCTACCGTGGAAAACCGGCAACTGCTGGGCGAGCTGCGGAGCACGCTGGACCGGGCGCGGGGCGCTCTTGCCCGCACGCCCGCCGAGGTGCAGGCCCAGGTGCTGCTGGCGCGCGGGCTGCTGCGCCGGGCCCTGTATGACCAGACGCTGGAGGCGCTTGCGCAGCACCCGGACCACCGCGCGCAGCTTCGCCTGCTGGCCCGTGAGTTTGGCCTGAGCGCTGACGAGGCTCAGGCCCTCGCGCAGGATGCGGCGGCGGGGCAGCTGGAGCGGGTGGCCTGGCGGCTTCAGCGGTCTGCCGCGCGCCAGGTGAATGCGGCGCTTCAGGCGGCTCGGCCTCAGCGCAACGCCGCGGCCTACCTGAACCTCGCTCGGGGTGCGAGCTGGTTGACCGCCCTACAGAACGCGGGGGGCACCCAGACCCTCCGGGCAGAGCAGTTCACGGCAGCCCTGAAGCAGCTCACCGCGGGGGACGTGCCCGCCCTCACCGCGTCCCTCACCGGGCTGCGGCAGGGAGCGGGAGCGCTCGTGCGCTCGCTCGCCACGCCCCCACAGCTGGCTGCCCCAGCCAAGCCTATGCCTGCCTCTTCCGAGGTGCCTGCCGTTGCCGCTGCGGAGGTCGCGCCGCCCGCGCCCGCCCAACAGGAGAGCCTCGACGCCACCTACGCAGCCCTGGCGCGGGCCCTGACCGCGGCTGGACACGGTGACCCCGAGACGGCGCGGCAGGCGCTGAGCCGCGCGCTGCTGGCTGTTCCTCCGTCTCTGCGGGAGGCGGCGGGGTACGCCGCATTCGTACAGAACCTGACCGCCGCGCAGGAGCGGCGCGGGCTGCGGCCAGAAGAGGTGCAGGCGCTGATGGCCGAACTGGGCGGGCTGGAGAGCGGCACGGTCCCCACCGTCGATGCGCTTTCGGCCAGCACCAGCCGGACCTTCAGCGGGGGGCTGCGGGCGACCGTGTTCCTGGGCCTGGCCCTGCTTGCCCTGGTGCCGCTGTATCTGCTGCACCTCGCCTTTGGCAGCCGTAACCCTGCCTGGCGGGCCATCACCGCTGCGCTGGCGCTGCTGCTGCTGCCGCTGTTTGTGGAGGGGGTGTTTGGCTTCCTGGGCTGGCTGGGTGATCTGAGCGGCGTGCCGTTGCTGCGCGCGGCGCTCAGCCTGACCCTGGAGCAGGGCGCGTACGGTCTGCCCTTGCGCGTCCTGCTCATGACCCTCGCGGTGGCCCTGGCGTCCTGGGGCTTCTGGAGCCTGTGCGTGCAGTTCGGCCTGCTGGGCCGCCCGCAGGGCCGCAGGTCCGGGTCCAGCCTCGAGTGGGATGAGGAACCGATATGACGGACCCTCAGCACCCGGGTTCTGCCGCGCCCGAAGCCCTGCACCGCCTACCGGTGCGGCGCTTGGGGGACCTGATCTCGCCCCGCGCGCTGGAGCGCATTCTGGCAGACGCCGCGCAGGCCCGCGGCCTCACCCCCGAGACACTCGACGCGCGGACCCTGGAAGACATCCTCAAGCGTGAGGTGTTTAAGCGGCTGCAACTCAGCATTCCCGCCGCGCTGGCCAAGCGCCGGATTTCGGACGTGATCGCGGAACTGCTGGTCGCGGCTCCGGCCGTGCCGGTCGCCGCGGGTGGAGAAGACGCGCTGCACACCCTGGAAGAGGGCGCGCGGCGCTTCGCCCTGTACTTCGACTGGCCGGAGACGCAGCGGCTGCGGGGGGTGCTGGGGGTGGCGCGGCAGCAGGCGCAGGCGGGCGGCGACCTCACCCCACTGCTGCGCGAGGGAGAGGACCTGATCGCGCTGATGGAGCGCCGCCTGCTAGAAGGCCTGGTGACCCAGGCGCAGGATCTCGCAGAGCTCAAGGCGGCTTTCCAGCGGGTGCAGGGCATGGGCGGCAAGGACGTGCGCCGCCTCGAAAGCCTGATCGCGCAGGTCGAGGAGGCGCAGGGACAGGGCGTGCTGCTGCCCGCTGAGGTGGAGCGTGCTCGGGCGATCACCTTTACGCTGCGGCGGCTGCTGGAGTCGTCGGTGGTGCAGCCTCTCCCCCCCGGCAGCGAACCGGTGCCCCTTGATCCCGAAGCGCAAGCGCGCGTGCTGGCGCTGGAGCAGGAACACGTGGCGCGGCAGCTCGCGGACCTCGCCCGCGAGTTCGGGCCGCTGCTGCATGCCCGCCCGGATCTCGAAGAACGCGTCCGCGCCGCGCGTGCAGAACAGAGCCGGGGCACCGTCAAGGCCGAGATGGTCAGCGCCTGGCGCTCGGAGCTGGAGGCGGCCCGAGAAGCCGTCCTGGCCGAGCAGCGGGCGGAGCTGGCCCAGATGGACACGCGTCTTGCGGCGCTTGGCGACCGCCCTGCCGCGCAGGAGGCGCGGGTAGCCCTGGACGTGGCCCGCCTCACGTTGGCGGGTGGGGGCCTGGCCACCGACGAACTGCGGGATCTGCGGGGAACGCTGACGGCCCTGGAAACGGCCCCGGAGGCGGCGCCCCATCTGCTGGAGGCCGGGCGTGAACTGGCGGAGGTTGAGCGAGCGGCCCGAGATGTGCCGGGCGCGAGCGCCGAACTCGCGCCGCAGCTCGCCGCCGCACGAGAGGCGCTGGCCCGTGGGGAGCGTGTGAGCACAGAGGCGCTGTGGGTGGTCCTGGAACGCCGCATGGCCGAGGCCGCGCGTGAGCGCCTGGACTTCGACGCGCGTGCCGACCGAGTCATCCGCGAGTACGACACGGTTCGCCACCTCGCCGGGGAAACCATCCAGAAGCTGGGCCGCCTGGCCGACGCCCTGCGCGCCCAGCGCCGTCTCGGGCCGATGTCCGCCGATGCCCGCGAGCGGTACGCGCAGACCCTAGAAGGCGCAGAAGCCCTGTTGGCCGAGGCGCACGCCGAGTACCGAGCGGCCCAGGAGGTCACGGCCAGCTTCGGCGCGGAGGCCCTGAGCGGCCTGCTGGACGTGTTTGACCTGGGAGGTGAACCCGCACCGGACCTGCCCGCAGATACCTGGCTGGTGCGGGACGGGGTGCTCACCGCAGGGGGGACAGACCCAGCGGCGCAGGGGGTCGCGGCCCTGCTGCAACAGGCGGCGCACCTGGGGGTCAGGGCGCTGCGCCTGGAGGACGAGCGGGGGGTGTGGGCGGCCCGGCAAGACGGCGCGGGTGGCTGGCGGTTGGCCCGTGGGCCCGACGCGGAGGCGATCGAGGCCCGTGCCGGCGGGTGGCTGGCGGGCGAGTGAGGAGCGGCGCTAGCCTGCGGGCGTGAACGGTTCCAGCCTGCCCCTCCTGCTCGGTGAAGCCCGGCTGCTGCGCGGCCCCGACGAACAGCGCGCTCTGGGTGCCGCCCTCGCCCTCGCGCTGCCCGCAGGAGCGGTGCTGTTTCTGGAAGGGGAGCTGGGAGCGGGCAAGACGACCCTGACGGGAGGCTTGGTCGCTGCGCTGGGCTTTGCAGAGGCGGTGACAAGTCCGACCTACGCGCTGATGCACGCCTATCCCACCCCGGCGGGCCGGGTGCTGCACGTGGACGCCTACCGGGTGCGCGACGTGGCGGAACTGTACGCGATGGACCTCGAAGCCCTGATCGCGGGCAGCCGCCTCAGCGTGATTGAGTGGGGCGAGGGCCTGTATGCCGACTACCCGGATGCGCCCATCGTCCGTCTGGAGCACGTGGCGGATGAGCCGGAGGTGCGGCGGGCAGTGCGGCTGCGCTGAGCCCTGGCCGCCGCAGGGCGGGTCTCCCCCTTCACCTGGGCCAGAATGGCGGGCATGTGGACACTGGTGGTGAACTGCGGGTCGAGCAGCGTGAAGTTTGCGCTGCTCCGTCCCACCTCGGGTGAGGTGCGGCTCTCCGGCCTCGCGGAGCGGCTGGGCTCGGAGGCGGCGGCGGTGCGGGTGGACCGCCCCGGGGAGCGGGTGACGGTCCCGCTGCCGCGCGGCAGCTACCCGGAAGCCTTTGGTGTGCTGCTCGCCGAACTCGACCGCCTGGGTGCGCGGCGAGACGTGGGAGCGGTCGGGCACCGGGTCGTGCACGGGGGGGCCCGCTTCAGCGCCCCGGCCCTGATCACGCCCGAGGTGCTGGAGGTGATCCGGGCCTGCGTGCCCCTCGCGCCGCTGCATAACCCCGCCAATGTGGCCGGGATCGAGGCGGCGCGGGCTGCTTTTCCTGATCTTCCTCACGTCGCGGTGTTCGACACGGCCTTTCACCAGACCATGCCGGAGGTCGCCTACCGCTACGCCGTGCCGCCCGCGTGGTACCACGAGCATGGTGTACGGCGCTACGGCTTTCACGGCATCAGCCACGCCTTTGTGGCGGGCGAGGCGGCGAGGCTGCTGGGCCGCGACCTCTCCGAGCTCCACCTCGTGACCGCGCACCTGGGGAATGGGTGCAGCGTCACCGCCATCGCGGGCGGGCGCAGCGTGGACACGAGCATGGGGCTCACGCCGCTGGAGGGCCTGGTGATGGGCACCCGCAGCGGCGACGTAGACCCCGGCCTTCACGATTACCTCGCGCGGGAGGCAGGGCTGAGCCTGGGCGAGATCACGGCGGACCTCAACCGCCACAGTGGCCTCTTGGGGCTCTCCGGCCTGACCAACGACATGCGCGAACTGGAGGCCGCGGCCGCGGCCGGGGACGAACGCGCTCGGCTGGCCGTGGAGATCTTCGTCTACCGTCTGGCCAAGACCGTTGCCGGAATGGCCGTGGCTCTTGGCCGCCTGGACGCCCTGGTCTTTACGGGCGGCATCGGCGAGAACAGCGCCACGGTTCGCGCCGCGACCCTCGCTCGCCTGGAACTGCTGGGCTTTCGCCCCGACGCGGCGGCCAATGCGCGGGCCGTGCGCGGGCAGGGGGGCCGAATCACCCTACCGGAGGGAACACCCGCGCTGGTGGTCAACACGAACGAGGAACGGATGATCGCGCGCGAGACACAGCGGCTGGTGGTCGGTGACCTGTAGCGTGGAAAAGGCCAAGCCTACGGCCAAAGCCGCCATCCGCCAGCACCCCCCTGAAGGAGCCCGCCCATGAAAACCCTCTTTGTCGCCCCGACCCGCAACGGTGTGGGTCTTTCGAGCACGGCCCTCGGCCTCCTGCGCGCGCTGGAGCGCCAGGGCCTCAAGGTGGCTTTTCTCAAGCCGATCGCTCAGACGCACGAGGCCGCGCCGGATGACTCGGTGCATTTCGCGCGTACCCTGGCACACGCGGTCACGCCGGACCCCATTCCCCTCGCGCAGGCCGAGGAGCAGCTCAGCCTCGGCCAGGAAGAAGACCTGATGGAGGGCGTGGTGGCCCTCGCGCGCCAAGCCTTGACGAGCGGCGCGGACGTGCTGATCGCCGAGGGCCTCGCGCTGAACGAGCGCAACAACTACGCCGCTGCGCTGAACGCCAGCCTGGCCCGCAACCTGGAGGCGGACGTGGTGCTGGTCTCCAGCCTGGCCGGGGTCACGCCGGGCGCGCTCGCGGACGAGCTGGAGATCGCCGCGCAGGCGTACCGCCGCTCTGACGGCTCGGGTCTGGCGGGGTACGTGCTCAATTTCGCCCCACGCGACCTCGATTTTGGGGGCCTGCTCGCCGAGCTGCGGGCGCGCAGCCGCGTCCTGGCGAGTGGTGAACTCCCGCTGCTGGGCGTGATCGCACAGGCCCCCGCGCTGAGCGCGCCCCGCACGCTGGACGTGGCCCGTTATCTGGAGGCGGAGGTGCTTCATGAGGGCGAGGCGGGGCTGCGCCGCGTCACCAGCACGGTGGTGACGGCCCGCAGCGTGCCCAAGATGGCTGATCTCTTCACCTCGGGCGCGTTGGTCGTGACGCCCGGTGACCGTGAGGACGTGGTGATGGCGGCGGCCCTCTCGCACCTCAGCGGGGTGCCGCTGGCAGGACTCCTGTTCACGTCGGGCAGCGCGCCCGAGCCCGCCATCGAGCGGCTCTGCCGCGCCGCCCTCACCAGCACCCTGCCCGTGCTGCGGGTCGAGACGAACTCGTACGGCACGGCCTCGCGTCTCTCACGAATGGACGCGCGTGTCCCCCACGACGACCTCGAACGCATGGAACGCACCATCGACTTCATCGCCGACCGGCTCGACACCGTGCCGCTGGGAGCGCGCCTGCGAACGCCGCAGCCGGAGGGCGAACGCCGTCTGCCGCCCAGCGCCTTTCGCTACGAGCTCATTCAAAAGGCCCGCGCCGCCAACAAGCGGATTGTGCTGCCGGAAGGAGACGAGCCGCGCACCGTGCGCGCCGCCATTCGCTGCGTAGAAAAGGGCATCGCCCGGCCCGTGCTGCTCGCCCCCCCTGAAAAGGTGCGCCAAGTCGCGGAAAGCCAGGGCCTGACGCTGCCGGAGGAGCTAGAAATCCTTGACCCAGACACCGTGCGGGCGAACTACGTTGCGCCCATGGTCGAACTGCGCAGGAGTAAGGGCCTGACGCCTCCCCAGGCCGAGGCACAACTGGAAGACAACGTCGTTCTGGGCACCATGATGCTTGCGCTTGATGAGGTGGACGGACTGGTGTCGGGGGCCGTGCACACCACCGCGAACACGGTGCGCCCCGCCCTGCAACTCATCAAGACGGCGCCCGGCGTGCGGCTTGTCTCCTCCATCTTCTTCATGCTGATGCCCGAACAGGTTCTGGTGTACGGTGACGCAGCGATCAACCCCAACCCCAACGCGGAAGAGCTTGCCGACATCGCCATTCAGTCGGCAGACAGCGCGCGGGCTTTTGGCATCACGCCGCGCGTCGCCATGCTGAGCTACTCGACGGGGGAGAGCGGCGCGGGCGAGGACGTGGAAAAAGTGCGGGTCGCTACGCGCCTGGTGCGCGAACGCCGCCCCGATCTTCTGGTTGATGGCCCCCTCCAGTACGACGCGGCCAGCGTCCTCAGCGTGGGCCGGCAGAAAGCGCCGAATAGCCCGGTCGCGGGGCGTGCGACCGTCTTTATCTTCCCCGACCTCAACACCGGCAACACCACCTACAAGGCGGTGCAGCGGGCAGCGGGCGTGGTCGCCATCGGCCCGATGCTCCAGGGTCTCAGGAAACCCGTCAACGACCTCTCACGCGGGGCACTTGTGGACGACATCGTGTATACGATCGCGCTGACGGCGATTCAGGCGACGCAGGGAAGGTCGTAGGAAGGGGAGGCAGAGGAGAGCGCTCACCTTCTTCCCGCCAGCCACAGCAGCCCCAACCCCGCCAGCACCGCGAGCAGGTCCGGCGCATAGGCGGCAAGCACCGGGGGCATGGCGCCGTTTTCGCCCATCACCTTAAAGACGCTCCAGGTGGCGTAGTACGCGAACGACAGCAGCAGCGCCCAGACCAGGCCCAGGTTCTGTCCGCTGCGGAAGGCGAACACGGCGAGGCTCACCACGAAAAAGGCCAGCGCGAGGGCTGCGAGCGGCTCGGCGAACTTGCGGTGGAGGGCCGTGAAGTCGGCCGGAGCGTGCACCTTCTGCGCGCGGTAGGTCTGCGTGCGGGCCAGCAGCTCGGAGAGGGGCAGGTAGATGGGCTTGAGGGTGGCGTCCCCCCCCTCGAAGCTGGCCTGCACGTCCTGTACGGGCAGGGTGCCGCGCTGAAAGGTCAGGACCGTGACGGGCCGAGCGTCTTGAAAGGTGACGCGCTGGCCGTCCTCCAGTTCCAGCAGGTTGCTGCCGGGCTTCAGGCGTCCGCGGCGGGCGGTGATCACCTCGCGGGGGGGCAGGCCCGCCTGCATGCTGACGATGCGCAGGTCACGCAGCTCGCCCCCCGGCCGCACCTCCCCGACGCTGATCGCTCGGTTCAGCGCGTCGCGCAGCACCAGGCCTGTTCCTCCCGGCTCGCCCAAGCCGATCACGCGGGGGTTATCGAGCACGATCTCGCGCTGCACGCTCTGCACCTGCACCTTGGCGCGGGTCACGAGCAGCTCGCTCAGGGCAAAGGACATGAGGGTGACGGCTGCGGCGAGCAGCAGCACCGGCCGGAAGAGGCGCGCGGCGGGCACCCCGCTGGCCAGCGCGGCCTTGATCTCCGAGTCGGCGGCCAAGCGGGACAAGCCCAGCAGCGCGGCGAACATCAGCGCGATGGGGAGCGCCTGCGCGACGGCCTCTGGAACATTGAGCGCCACCAACCGGGCCAGCAGCAGGGGATCGGCTCCCTTGGCCAGCAGCGGCGCGATGACCGCTTCCAGCAGGGCGAGCAGCAGCAGGACAATCACCACGACCAGCGCGGCCACCAGCGGCGGCAGGATTTCCGCGAGGACGTACCGCTCGAAGCGCTTCACCTGGGGCCCCTCACCGCAGCCTCCAGGCCAGCCCCGCCGCGACAAGCAGGAACACCAGGTTGGGCAGCCAGGCGGCCAGTGCCGGAGCCAGCGCACCCACGCGCGCCAGTTGCGGCACACTCACCCACAGCACGTAAAAAGCCACCAAAAACACCACCACCGCGGCAAAGCCCGCGGCCCGGTTGCGGAGCCCCAGCCCCAGCGCCCCCGCGGCAAGCGCAAACACGACTGGCGTAAGGGGATCGGCTCCGCGCCGCACAAGCTCAAAGGTGTCCGCGCGGCGTTCCTCCGGAGTTCCCAGGCCAGCGGCCAGCCGCTCGCGCAGCCGCGGCGTGCTGACCTGTTCGGCGGGGCGCTGCGGGGGCCTCAGGGTATCGGTCTGCGAAAACACCAGGGGTGTGCTCACCAGGCGGGGGTCTTCGCCGGGGCGGGTCACCCAGGCATGGGTTACGGTCCAGGTGTGCTGCCGCGTGTCCCACAGCCCCGTTTGCGCGGTGATCGTCTCGCCGCCGCGCTCGATCAGCACGCCTTCGAGCTGGGCCACGTCACCGCCTGTGACATTCGTCACCCGGCCCGCATAGAAGAGCGCTCCGGGGGGCGCGAAGGTGTAGTTTTCCTGGCTGGGGGGCGGCGGCGTCTGGTTAAAGATGCGCCGCCAGGTTGGCTCCCAGCGCTCAAGCCCACTGGGCACGAGGTACCCGGCATTCACAAAGGCCAGCACCCCGACCAGCGCGAAGGGCAGGGCCAGCGGCCACACCAGGCTGAGCGGCCGAACGCCCGCCGCCAGCACGGCCTTGACCTCGCTGTCTCCCTGCATTCGTCCAAAGGCGAGCAGCACCGCAAACGGTACCGCCAGCACCAGAGCGCGGTTAAGCACATTCGGTGCGAGTGCCCCAAAGACCGCGAGGGCCTCGGCAGGGGACGCGTGGTAGGTGAGCAGCGCGCCTGCCGTGGTGCTGAGGGCGTCCACGAGTTGCAGAATTAAAAAGAGCGCGAGGCCCGCCGCGTACCAGCGCAGCACCTCGCGCAGCACGAAACGGGTCAGCGTCCAGGGCACGCGCGGCATTCTAGCGGGGAGAAGTGAGGATTGCGCTGGAGGTGACCGGGGCCGCTTCGGCTCAGCTCGCCTGTGCTCGGTTCTCCCACAGCGCCCGCTCGCGCCGAGCGACCGCCTCGTGCAGCCTCAGAATGGCGGCGTTGCCCCGCGCCCCCTGTTCCTCGATGGCGCGGGCGGTTGCGGTGTCCAGATAGGCCAGGCGCAGCAGCTCCTCGGTTCGCAGGCCGTCGCGGGTTTGTTTGACGCCGCGCTCACGGCGGATGGTGGCACTGTCGGTGCCCAGCACGCTGCGGTTGCTGATGGAACCAAGCTGGCCGTACACCGGCCCCTCGCCGCCATGCCGCGCCACCGTGCTCATCAGCTCGCGGCGGGCCCCGGTGCTGTCCAGGCGAGCCGCCAACCAGCGCCGCGCTTCGGGGTCGGCGTTTCGTTCGGCGATTTGGGCGGCCAGGCGCACGTCCCCCACCAGGGCGCGGGCCAGCAGCGTCTGGGCCCGCTTGCGCCAGCGCCGCGCCTCGGGGGTGTCCAGGGCAAAGGCCAGGCGGGCAAACTCCAGCGGGTCCAGCGTCGGCTCCGGCCCCAGGCCGAAGTCACGCTCCGGGCTGTGCAGGTCGTGTTCATGGGCAAAAGCGGTCCAGTCTTCGGGCAGCGGCAGACCGAGGGCCGCCAGTGCTGTCCCGGCGTGCAGCCGCCCATCCGCGCTCGCGGGCAGGCGCTGCGTCCCGAATTCGAGGGTCACAGGCAGGGTCTTCATGCGAATATGATAGCACTTTTTATGCTAATAACGTAAAAACTCGGCGGCTGGAGCCATGGGCGGTTCCCCGCGCCACACTTCCCCCTCGCCCGGCACCTCGAAGCCGCCGAGGGGGTCATAGGGGAGACCAAGCAGGGTGCCCGCCCCGTTCCAGCCGCTCAGCAGCGAGAGGGGCACGCCTCCGCCGGGATGGACCGTGCCGCCCACCTGCACGAGGTTGCGGGCGGTCGGGAGCGTCCAGCCGGGGCGCAAGCTGCCTGTCAGCCCGTGGGGTGCGCGGCCATAGAGCGCTCCTGCCGCGCCGGTGCGGGCGTAGTCAGCGGGGGAGAGAGGCCGCCATTCCTGCACCTCCAGGGGGAAGCGGGCCTGGAGCTGGCCCAGCAGCCAGGCCCCGTATTCCCGCGGTGCGCTGGTCACGTCCGGAAGGGGCGGCGCGTTCACCAGCAGGAAAGCGCGGTCGCCGTCCAGATGCAGGTACAGGGTAGGGTCAGCGGGCAGGCGCCCGGCGCGGATGTCCCGCCACTCCCGCGCGTACTCGGCGGGCCAAAAGATGTGGTGGGCGCGGCCCTGGTTCGCGCGCAGGCGAAGTTGCAGCGCAAAACCGCTGATGCTGCGGGGACCCGGGTCCGGAGGCAGGCCCAGCCAGCGGCGGGTGAGGGCACGGTCAGCGGCGCTGACCCAGGCATCGGCGGCAAAGGCGCCGCGGTTCGTGTGGGCGCCCAGCACCCGGCCCCCGTGGGTGATCAGGTGCTGCACCTGCGTTCCGAACTCAAAGCGCACGCCCAACGCTTCGGCTTGCCCGCGCAGCCGCTCGGCGAGGGCGCCCAGCCCGCCTTCCAGATGCCACACCCCGTAGCCCAGTTCCACCCAGGCGACGTTGTGCAGCACCGCGGGCGCGCGGTAGGGGTCCGCTCCCAGATAGGTGGCGAAGCGCAGCCAGAAGGGGGTCAGGAAGGGACCGCTCTGCACGTACCGCGCGAGGCTGGCCCAGGGAGCTGCC is from Deinococcus sp. YIM 77859 and encodes:
- a CDS encoding roadblock/LC7 domain-containing protein, producing the protein MTNAVYTLIVRALSGIVSERAAETLLRAALREAGLTPEGVTAGEMTRVLSGPLLVRLTGVLPEARARAEVQALTRQLQAAPVPAEEDPLALSADDFEFDDPEYAAAPPERRYALGSAAGQDALIQDLGRIQGVQGVMVCRANGEVLRQRALTGAANLGSVIAATALLFQKRALRLMAADMGTQTVCMRPVGEYCVAVVASSQVNIGRLLAELGQIREAA
- the tsaE gene encoding tRNA (adenosine(37)-N6)-threonylcarbamoyltransferase complex ATPase subunit type 1 TsaE, with amino-acid sequence MNGSSLPLLLGEARLLRGPDEQRALGAALALALPAGAVLFLEGELGAGKTTLTGGLVAALGFAEAVTSPTYALMHAYPTPAGRVLHVDAYRVRDVAELYAMDLEALIAGSRLSVIEWGEGLYADYPDAPIVRLEHVADEPEVRRAVRLR
- a CDS encoding acetate kinase, with protein sequence MWTLVVNCGSSSVKFALLRPTSGEVRLSGLAERLGSEAAAVRVDRPGERVTVPLPRGSYPEAFGVLLAELDRLGARRDVGAVGHRVVHGGARFSAPALITPEVLEVIRACVPLAPLHNPANVAGIEAARAAFPDLPHVAVFDTAFHQTMPEVAYRYAVPPAWYHEHGVRRYGFHGISHAFVAGEAARLLGRDLSELHLVTAHLGNGCSVTAIAGGRSVDTSMGLTPLEGLVMGTRSGDVDPGLHDYLAREAGLSLGEITADLNRHSGLLGLSGLTNDMRELEAAAAAGDERARLAVEIFVYRLAKTVAGMAVALGRLDALVFTGGIGENSATVRAATLARLELLGFRPDAAANARAVRGQGGRITLPEGTPALVVNTNEERMIARETQRLVVGDL
- the pta gene encoding phosphate acetyltransferase; this translates as MKTLFVAPTRNGVGLSSTALGLLRALERQGLKVAFLKPIAQTHEAAPDDSVHFARTLAHAVTPDPIPLAQAEEQLSLGQEEDLMEGVVALARQALTSGADVLIAEGLALNERNNYAAALNASLARNLEADVVLVSSLAGVTPGALADELEIAAQAYRRSDGSGLAGYVLNFAPRDLDFGGLLAELRARSRVLASGELPLLGVIAQAPALSAPRTLDVARYLEAEVLHEGEAGLRRVTSTVVTARSVPKMADLFTSGALVVTPGDREDVVMAAALSHLSGVPLAGLLFTSGSAPEPAIERLCRAALTSTLPVLRVETNSYGTASRLSRMDARVPHDDLERMERTIDFIADRLDTVPLGARLRTPQPEGERRLPPSAFRYELIQKARAANKRIVLPEGDEPRTVRAAIRCVEKGIARPVLLAPPEKVRQVAESQGLTLPEELEILDPDTVRANYVAPMVELRRSKGLTPPQAEAQLEDNVVLGTMMLALDEVDGLVSGAVHTTANTVRPALQLIKTAPGVRLVSSIFFMLMPEQVLVYGDAAINPNPNAEELADIAIQSADSARAFGITPRVAMLSYSTGESGAGEDVEKVRVATRLVRERRPDLLVDGPLQYDAASVLSVGRQKAPNSPVAGRATVFIFPDLNTGNTTYKAVQRAAGVVAIGPMLQGLRKPVNDLSRGALVDDIVYTIALTAIQATQGRS
- a CDS encoding LptF/LptG family permease, encoding MKRFERYVLAEILPPLVAALVVVIVLLLLALLEAVIAPLLAKGADPLLLARLVALNVPEAVAQALPIALMFAALLGLSRLAADSEIKAALASGVPAARLFRPVLLLAAAVTLMSFALSELLVTRAKVQVQSVQREIVLDNPRVIGLGEPGGTGLVLRDALNRAISVGEVRPGGELRDLRIVSMQAGLPPREVITARRGRLKPGSNLLELEDGQRVTFQDARPVTVLTFQRGTLPVQDVQASFEGGDATLKPIYLPLSELLARTQTYRAQKVHAPADFTALHRKFAEPLAALALAFFVVSLAVFAFRSGQNLGLVWALLLSFAYYATWSVFKVMGENGAMPPVLAAYAPDLLAVLAGLGLLWLAGRR
- a CDS encoding LptF/LptG family permease, yielding MPRVPWTLTRFVLREVLRWYAAGLALFLILQLVDALSTTAGALLTYHASPAEALAVFGALAPNVLNRALVLAVPFAVLLAFGRMQGDSEVKAVLAAGVRPLSLVWPLALPFALVGVLAFVNAGYLVPSGLERWEPTWRRIFNQTPPPPSQENYTFAPPGALFYAGRVTNVTGGDVAQLEGVLIERGGETITAQTGLWDTRQHTWTVTHAWVTRPGEDPRLVSTPLVFSQTDTLRPPQRPAEQVSTPRLRERLAAGLGTPEERRADTFELVRRGADPLTPVVFALAAGALGLGLRNRAAGFAAVVVFLVAFYVLWVSVPQLARVGALAPALAAWLPNLVFLLVAAGLAWRLR
- the ddrC gene encoding DNA damage response protein DdrC, with protein sequence MKTLPVTLEFGTQRLPASADGRLHAGTALAALGLPLPEDWTAFAHEHDLHSPERDFGLGPEPTLDPLEFARLAFALDTPEARRWRKRAQTLLARALVGDVRLAAQIAERNADPEARRWLAARLDSTGARRELMSTVARHGGEGPVYGQLGSISNRSVLGTDSATIRRERGVKQTRDGLRTEELLRLAYLDTATARAIEEQGARGNAAILRLHEAVARRERALWENRAQAS
- a CDS encoding NAD(P)/FAD-dependent oxidoreductase, encoding MRSVGEWRSAWNKGSPRTILGDVSRRTPQHVAVIGAGFAGLAAALRLARAGARVTVLDQLERPGGKAALGYTDFSSGPTVVTLPQVFRALHTRVQLPLPTLEAARPTTTYHDPGGRTFAPEALHVAGSLDSTLAQLSRREARDYARLLAAARRLYLDAAPTFLFRPPPGPAPLARYALTRGLRAAPWASLARYVQSGPFLTPFWLRFATYLGADPYRAPAVLHNVAWVELGYGVWHLEGGLGALAERLRGQAEALGVRFEFGTQVQHLITHGGRVLGAHTNRGAFAADAWVSAADRALTRRWLGLPPDPGPRSISGFALQLRLRANQGRAHHIFWPAEYAREWRDIRAGRLPADPTLYLHLDGDRAFLLVNAPPLPDVTSAPREYGAWLLGQLQARFPLEVQEWRPLSPADYARTGAAGALYGRAPHGLTGSLRPGWTLPTARNLVQVGGTVHPGGGVPLSLLSGWNGAGTLLGLPYDPLGGFEVPGEGEVWRGEPPMAPAAEFLRY